The following proteins are encoded in a genomic region of Chitinophagales bacterium:
- a CDS encoding ATP-dependent Clp protease adaptor ClpS, translating into MSHAFNAYYNTETETITEEEVALDTLLDLGAQLIVYNDEVNTFDWVIESLVAICKHSYEQAEQCAMFIHFKGKYAVKHGDEKTLTPMKDALLDRGISAAIEKTV; encoded by the coding sequence ATGTCGCATGCTTTTAATGCATATTACAACACCGAAACTGAAACTATTACAGAAGAAGAAGTAGCATTAGATACACTACTAGATCTTGGTGCTCAACTAATTGTTTACAATGATGAAGTCAATACTTTCGATTGGGTAATTGAATCATTAGTTGCTATTTGTAAACATAGCTACGAACAAGCAGAGCAATGTGCTATGTTTATTCATTTTAAAGGTAAATATGCAGTAAAACATGGCGATGAAAAAACGCTAACTCCAATGAAAGATGCTTTACTAGATAGAGGCATTAGTGCGGCTATAGAAAAAACAGTATAA
- a CDS encoding serine hydrolase has translation MLVISLSNPVAFSQTQTNKSFTEIRKPKQDLIHPLLDCADFSSSTIREIQNLEDSLKSYILQKKSKKEVKEVSIYYRTLNNGPWVGINADKKYCPASLLKVPFLIAAFKQQEYDSSFLNKMVEYYPVDGAYIKNIDNNQYMQFGNKYSIYQLLQEMIINSDNNAMEIAVNNIWNDVFESVFYDLNIDYNAYGPEDRFISPKQYAAYFRILYNATYLNPYMSNLALEILTQAKYQDGIIAGLPKDVVVAHKYGERSFINSKELELHDCAIVYDDEQPYILCVMTRGYNFENQTKIISEISNMIYTANQISKL, from the coding sequence TTGCTTGTAATAAGTTTAAGTAATCCTGTAGCATTTTCACAAACTCAAACCAATAAGTCTTTTACAGAAATTAGAAAACCTAAGCAAGACTTAATTCATCCTTTATTAGATTGTGCCGATTTTAGTTCATCTACGATTAGAGAAATTCAAAATCTTGAAGACAGTTTAAAATCATACATACTTCAAAAAAAATCAAAAAAAGAAGTAAAAGAGGTGTCTATCTACTATAGAACACTAAATAATGGTCCTTGGGTTGGAATAAATGCAGACAAAAAATACTGCCCAGCTAGTTTATTAAAAGTTCCTTTTTTAATTGCAGCTTTTAAGCAACAAGAATATGATAGTAGTTTCTTAAATAAAATGGTAGAATATTATCCAGTTGATGGTGCATATATAAAGAATATAGATAATAATCAATACATGCAATTTGGCAATAAGTACTCAATATATCAACTATTGCAAGAAATGATTATTAATTCTGATAATAATGCCATGGAAATAGCAGTCAATAATATTTGGAATGATGTTTTTGAGTCTGTTTTTTATGATCTAAATATAGATTACAATGCCTACGGACCAGAAGATAGATTTATTTCTCCTAAGCAATATGCCGCTTATTTTAGAATTTTATATAATGCTACATATTTAAACCCATATATGTCTAATTTGGCTCTAGAAATATTAACTCAAGCAAAGTATCAAGATGGAATTATTGCTGGACTACCTAAAGATGTAGTAGTAGCTCACAAGTATGGAGAACGCAGTTTTATAAATTCAAAAGAGTTAGAATTGCATGATTGTGCCATTGTATATGATGATGAGCAACCTTATATTTTATGTGTAATGACTCGAGGTTATAATTTTGAGAATCAAACTAAAATTATTTCCGAAATTTCTAATATGATATATACTGCTAATCAAATTAGCAAGTTGTAG
- a CDS encoding DUF1232 domain-containing protein gives MENKFIDKVFTIFIKQAEKLIADNGALAKLIDKGFEKLEAQVNKFYTIQDSILAVLKLLRAWLYGDYKEISYFNVVSLVAATIYFVSPLDLIPDFIPFIGKLDDVFVLNYIIKTLNKEIERFMAWENARQASV, from the coding sequence ATGGAAAATAAATTTATAGATAAAGTCTTTACGATTTTTATTAAACAAGCAGAAAAATTGATTGCAGATAATGGTGCTTTGGCAAAACTAATTGATAAAGGATTTGAGAAATTAGAAGCACAAGTGAATAAGTTTTACACTATACAAGATAGTATTTTAGCTGTTTTGAAATTATTGAGAGCTTGGCTGTATGGTGATTATAAAGAAATCTCTTACTTTAATGTAGTATCATTAGTAGCAGCTACTATTTATTTTGTAAGTCCTTTAGATTTAATACCAGACTTTATACCCTTTATTGGCAAGCTAGATGATGTTTTTGTATTAAATTATATTATAAAAACATTGAATAAAGAAATAGAACGCTTTATGGCTTGGGAAAATGCAAGACAAGCAAGTGTGTAA
- the aceB gene encoding malate synthase A: MSNFQTPEGVKITGAYKDAYASILTTEALDFLAHLHRKFNSRRLELLQNRVERQKSLDAGVLPDFLPETKDIRDSEWTVASWPSDMNDRRVEITGPVDRKMIINALNSGAKVFMADFEDSNSPTWENNIDGQINLKDAVRKTISFTNEAGKSYQLNDNPATLFVRPRGWHLFEKHVTIDGEQVSGGIMDFALYFFHNVKERMSQGSGIYFYLPKMEHHLEARLWNDIFVEAQSMLGIPNGTIKATVLVETIMASFQLNEILFELKDHSAGLNCGRWDYIFSYIKRLVKNNNFLVPDRAQVTMGVHFMKSYSELVIQTCHKRGAFAMGGMAAQIPIKNDEEANRIALEKVRADKEREAKAGHDGTWVAHPALVPIAMDEFNKYMPTPNQIFNLREDVHVTAEDLLQVPVGTITMTGLKNNIDVGIQYLEAWLRGNGCVPIHNLMEDAATAEISRTQVWQWVHHEEAKLDDGTKVTAEMVKDLIAAQKQAYKDAMGDAYNNSKFDLASKMFEEMSLDNELKEFLTSEAYQYID; this comes from the coding sequence ATGTCAAATTTTCAAACACCAGAAGGCGTAAAAATTACAGGAGCATATAAAGATGCATATGCTTCAATTTTAACGACTGAAGCTCTAGATTTTTTAGCACATTTACATAGAAAATTCAATTCAAGACGATTAGAATTATTACAAAACAGAGTAGAAAGGCAAAAATCTTTAGATGCTGGTGTTTTACCAGATTTTTTACCAGAAACAAAAGATATTAGAGATAGCGAGTGGACTGTAGCTTCTTGGCCAAGCGATATGAACGACAGAAGAGTAGAAATTACTGGTCCTGTTGACCGTAAAATGATAATCAATGCTTTAAATTCTGGTGCTAAAGTGTTTATGGCTGATTTTGAAGACTCTAACTCTCCTACTTGGGAAAATAATATAGACGGACAAATTAACTTAAAAGATGCAGTTAGAAAAACGATTAGCTTTACTAACGAAGCTGGAAAATCATATCAATTAAACGATAATCCTGCTACACTTTTTGTTAGACCAAGAGGTTGGCATTTATTTGAAAAGCATGTTACTATTGATGGAGAACAAGTTAGTGGTGGAATTATGGACTTTGCTTTGTATTTCTTCCATAATGTAAAAGAAAGAATGTCGCAAGGTAGTGGTATTTACTTTTACTTACCTAAAATGGAACATCACTTAGAAGCAAGATTATGGAACGATATTTTTGTAGAAGCTCAATCTATGTTGGGTATACCTAACGGAACAATTAAAGCGACGGTTTTAGTAGAAACAATTATGGCTTCTTTCCAGTTAAATGAAATTTTATTTGAACTAAAAGATCACTCTGCTGGTTTAAATTGTGGTAGATGGGATTATATCTTTTCTTATATCAAAAGACTAGTAAAAAATAATAATTTCCTAGTTCCAGACAGAGCTCAAGTTACAATGGGTGTTCATTTTATGAAATCGTATTCTGAGTTAGTCATTCAGACTTGTCATAAAAGAGGTGCATTTGCAATGGGTGGAATGGCTGCACAAATTCCAATTAAGAATGATGAAGAAGCAAACAGAATTGCTTTAGAAAAAGTAAGAGCAGATAAAGAAAGAGAAGCTAAAGCTGGACACGATGGTACTTGGGTAGCACATCCTGCATTAGTTCCTATTGCAATGGATGAATTTAATAAGTATATGCCTACACCAAATCAAATCTTTAATTTAAGAGAAGATGTACATGTAACAGCAGAAGATTTATTACAAGTTCCAGTTGGTACCATTACGATGACTGGTTTAAAAAACAATATTGATGTAGGTATTCAGTATTTAGAAGCTTGGTTAAGAGGAAATGGTTGCGTGCCAATTCACAACTTAATGGAAGATGCTGCAACAGCTGAGATTTCAAGAACGCAAGTTTGGCAATGGGTACATCATGAAGAGGCAAAGTTAGATGATGGTACTAAAGTTACGGCTGAAATGGTAAAAGACTTAATTGCTGCACAAAAACAAGCATATAAAGATGCTATGGGCGATGCTTACAACAACAGCAAATTCGATTTAGCGTCTAAAATGTTCGAAGAAATGTCATTAGACAATGAACTAAAAGAATTTTTAACTTCAGAAGCATATCAATATATAGATTAA
- the nspC gene encoding carboxynorspermidine decarboxylase, giving the protein MSIDWNKIPLPSFVLDENLLINNLKLLQYFQAAAGVEIICALKGFSFYHVFPLLKQYLKGATASSLHEAMLVYHEMHCKAHTYCPVYVPHEFEKIQDISSHIVFNSVSEYKRFYTQLRDDIDYGLRVNPLYSEVGTDLYNPASVNSRLGIQRKDLPDTLPDKISGLHFHVMCENNAFTLENVLEHFKKEFHDLILQAKWINMGGGHLITHKDYHVEYGIKVLQAFKQEYPHLEKIILEPGSAIGWQTGYLVSTILDIVHNGEIPTAMLDVSFTCHMPDCLEMPYQPKILNTNSDGKYIYKMGGMSCLAGDVMGNWHFDQSLEIGDKIIFDDMIHYTMVKTTTFNGINLPNIGKWSNNKFELLKSFNYDDYKRKL; this is encoded by the coding sequence ATGAGTATTGACTGGAATAAAATACCATTGCCGAGTTTTGTATTAGATGAAAATTTATTGATAAACAATTTAAAGTTGTTACAATATTTTCAAGCAGCAGCTGGTGTTGAAATAATATGTGCTTTAAAAGGATTTTCATTTTATCATGTATTTCCTTTGCTAAAACAATATTTAAAAGGAGCAACAGCAAGTTCATTACACGAAGCCATGTTGGTATATCATGAAATGCATTGCAAAGCACATACTTATTGTCCTGTTTATGTGCCACACGAATTTGAAAAAATTCAAGATATATCTTCACATATAGTATTTAATAGTGTAAGTGAGTACAAGCGATTTTATACACAGCTTAGAGATGATATTGACTATGGTTTAAGAGTAAATCCTTTGTATAGTGAAGTTGGTACAGACTTATACAATCCTGCTTCTGTAAATTCGAGATTAGGTATTCAACGAAAAGATTTACCTGATACTTTGCCAGACAAAATTAGTGGGTTGCATTTTCATGTGATGTGTGAAAACAATGCTTTTACTTTAGAAAATGTTCTAGAACACTTTAAAAAAGAATTCCACGATTTGATTCTACAAGCGAAGTGGATAAATATGGGTGGTGGACATTTAATTACACATAAAGATTATCATGTAGAGTATGGAATAAAAGTATTGCAAGCATTTAAGCAAGAATATCCGCATTTAGAAAAAATAATTTTAGAGCCAGGAAGTGCTATTGGTTGGCAAACTGGTTATTTAGTGTCTACAATTTTAGATATAGTACACAATGGAGAAATTCCTACAGCTATGCTCGATGTTTCTTTTACTTGTCATATGCCAGATTGTTTAGAAATGCCTTATCAACCAAAAATATTAAATACCAATAGTGATGGAAAATATATTTATAAAATGGGTGGAATGAGTTGTTTGGCTGGCGATGTGATGGGAAATTGGCATTTTGATCAATCATTAGAAATTGGTGATAAGATTATATTTGATGATATGATACATTATACTATGGTAAAAACAACTACCTTTAATGGAATTAATTTACCTAATATTGGAAAATGGAGCAACAATAAATTTGAATTATTAAAATCATTTAATTATGATGATTACAAAAGAAAATTATAA
- a CDS encoding leucyl/phenylalanyl-tRNA--protein transferase, whose amino-acid sequence MPVYFLNDQLYFPPVEDADKEGLLAVGGDLSPERLLLAYQSGIFPWFNEDEIILWWSPNPRFVLFPNQLYISKSMRKIIKQNVFSYTINQNFEAVINQCATINRKDQEGTWITQEMKKAYTKLHQIGYAQSVEVWQDNHLVGGLYGILIGNCFFGESMFQTVSNASKFGFIQFVQHLEQLGVVIIDCQIHTQHLESLGASFINRSEFIHILQKNIHK is encoded by the coding sequence ATGCCTGTTTATTTTTTAAATGACCAACTTTATTTTCCTCCAGTTGAAGATGCTGATAAAGAAGGACTATTAGCTGTTGGTGGTGATTTATCTCCTGAACGACTTTTGCTCGCTTATCAATCTGGAATTTTTCCTTGGTTTAATGAAGATGAAATTATTTTATGGTGGTCACCAAATCCTCGATTTGTATTATTTCCTAATCAATTGTACATCAGTAAAAGCATGAGAAAAATCATTAAGCAAAATGTTTTTTCTTATACCATTAATCAAAATTTTGAAGCAGTTATCAATCAATGTGCTACCATTAACAGAAAAGACCAAGAAGGCACTTGGATTACACAAGAAATGAAAAAAGCATATACAAAATTACATCAAATAGGTTATGCTCAAAGTGTAGAAGTTTGGCAAGATAACCATTTGGTTGGTGGACTCTATGGTATTTTAATTGGTAACTGTTTTTTCGGCGAGTCCATGTTTCAAACAGTAAGCAATGCAAGTAAGTTCGGATTTATACAATTTGTGCAACATTTAGAACAGTTAGGTGTTGTTATTATAGACTGTCAAATTCACACACAACATTTAGAAAGTTTAGGTGCTTCTTTTATAAATAGGAGTGAATTTATACACATACTACAAAAAAATATCCACAAATAA
- a CDS encoding transglutaminase domain-containing protein: MKTINFLSLICFCLFTSNVFTQNSTNQFEKLLEKQDSLMLDAYYKKDTKLYNKALKDLLNEYDKLSKNDQKFYLEDIGGSYYNFACLYSLINDKPMALKYLQMSIDNGYIDYTNIQEDTDLDNIRNEAEFTKIITQLKSVGDYLYILKNASEYNNEDNRSLPKFTYQSKDDSNLVALRKAFNLDSIAGNGTDVLQVLNLLHWIHDLIPHDGSKGSPIIKNAVSMITECKKENRTLNCRGLATVLNECYLAMGFASRLVTGLPKDSLKIDMDCHVINAVFIKSLNKWVWIDPTFDAFVMDENGNLLSIEEVRERIINNQPLILNPDANWNRSTAQTKEHYLYEYMAKNLYMIECPASSEYNMETRINNKTYDYIKLVPLDYFEQVNKTENHEKNTNTTFIKYNTNNAKLFWQAP; this comes from the coding sequence ATGAAAACCATTAATTTTTTAAGTTTAATTTGTTTTTGCTTATTTACTAGTAATGTTTTTACTCAAAATTCAACAAATCAATTTGAGAAACTTTTAGAAAAACAAGATAGTTTAATGTTAGATGCATACTATAAAAAAGACACTAAATTATATAATAAAGCATTAAAAGATTTACTAAACGAATATGATAAATTATCAAAAAATGATCAAAAATTTTATTTAGAAGACATAGGTGGTTCATACTACAATTTTGCTTGTTTATATTCATTAATTAATGACAAACCAATGGCTTTAAAGTACCTTCAAATGAGTATTGATAATGGCTATATTGATTATACAAACATTCAAGAAGACACAGATTTAGATAATATTAGAAATGAAGCTGAGTTTACAAAAATTATTACTCAATTAAAATCTGTTGGTGATTATTTGTATATCTTAAAAAATGCTTCAGAGTATAATAATGAAGACAATCGTTCTTTACCAAAATTCACTTATCAATCTAAAGATGATAGCAACTTAGTAGCACTTCGCAAAGCATTTAATTTAGATAGCATTGCAGGAAATGGTACTGATGTTTTACAAGTACTCAATCTTTTACATTGGATACACGATTTAATTCCACATGATGGTTCTAAAGGAAGTCCAATTATAAAAAATGCAGTAAGTATGATTACAGAATGCAAAAAAGAAAATAGAACACTAAATTGCAGAGGTTTGGCTACAGTACTCAATGAATGTTATTTAGCAATGGGTTTTGCTTCAAGATTAGTTACTGGTTTACCAAAAGATAGTTTAAAGATAGATATGGATTGTCATGTAATCAATGCCGTATTTATAAAATCATTAAACAAATGGGTTTGGATAGATCCAACTTTTGATGCTTTCGTAATGGATGAAAATGGCAACTTATTGAGTATAGAAGAAGTAAGAGAAAGAATAATTAACAACCAACCACTTATTTTAAATCCAGATGCTAATTGGAATAGAAGTACAGCTCAAACAAAAGAACATTATCTATATGAGTACATGGCAAAAAACTTATACATGATAGAATGTCCAGCAAGTAGCGAATACAATATGGAAACCAGAATTAATAATAAAACATATGATTATATAAAATTAGTTCCGTTAGATTATTTTGAACAAGTAAATAAAACAGAAAATCATGAAAAAAATACAAATACTACTTTTATAAAATACAACACCAATAATGCTAAACTTTTTTGGCAAGCACCATAG